The Micromonospora sp. M71_S20 genome has a window encoding:
- a CDS encoding shikimate kinase — protein MAPVCVLVGAPGSGKTTVGLALAELLGVEFRDTDLDIVRLAGKPIPEIFIDEGEDHFRTLERAAVAAGLASCEGVLALGGGAVLAEENRAALVGHPVVYLSVELSDAVKRVGLGMGRPLLAINPRATLKYLLDQRRPLYAEVATATVVTDGRSPAEIAAEIAALLRR, from the coding sequence ATGGCGCCGGTCTGCGTGCTGGTCGGGGCGCCCGGCTCCGGCAAGACCACGGTCGGGCTGGCGTTGGCGGAGCTGCTCGGCGTGGAGTTCCGCGACACCGACCTGGACATCGTCCGGCTGGCCGGCAAGCCGATCCCCGAGATCTTCATCGACGAGGGCGAGGACCACTTCCGTACCCTCGAACGGGCGGCGGTGGCGGCGGGGTTGGCCTCGTGCGAGGGCGTGCTCGCCCTCGGCGGCGGCGCGGTCCTCGCCGAGGAGAACCGCGCGGCCCTGGTCGGGCACCCCGTGGTCTACCTCTCCGTCGAGCTGTCCGACGCGGTGAAGCGGGTCGGGCTCGGCATGGGCCGCCCACTGCTGGCGATCAACCCCCGGGCGACGCTGAAGTACCTGCTGGACCAGCGTCGCCCCCTCTACGCCGAGGTGGCCACCGCGACGGTCGTCACCGACGGGCGGTCCCCGGCGGAGATCGCCGCCGAGATCGCCGCGCTCCTCAGGCGCTGA
- the aroC gene encoding chorismate synthase, with translation MLRWLTAGESHGPALVAMLEGVPAGVEVTTGEIAGELARRRLGYGRGARMSFEQDEVEIIGGLRHGVTLGSPVAIRVGNSEWPKWRTVMAADPVDAEELASQARNAPLTRPRPGHADLAGMQKYGHTDARPILERASARETAARVAVGTVAKALVRQALGIEIVSHVVELGPVAAKPGLRPTPADAARIDADPLRCLDPEASARMVAEVDAAKKAADTLGGVVEVLAYGVPPGLGSHVQWDRKLDARLATALMSIQAIKGVEIGDGWQQARSRGSEAHDEIIPTATGVRRVTDRAGGLEGGITTGEPLRVKAAMKPISSLNRALATVDVTTGEPATAINQRSDVCAVPAAAVVAEAMVALVLAEAATEKFGGDSVAEIRRNLAGYLDALVIR, from the coding sequence GTGTTGCGCTGGTTGACTGCAGGGGAATCGCACGGTCCCGCCCTCGTCGCGATGCTCGAGGGCGTGCCCGCCGGCGTCGAGGTGACCACCGGGGAGATCGCCGGTGAGCTGGCCCGGCGGCGGCTCGGCTACGGCCGGGGCGCGCGGATGTCGTTCGAGCAGGACGAGGTCGAGATCATCGGCGGGCTCCGGCACGGGGTGACACTCGGCAGCCCGGTCGCGATCCGCGTCGGCAACTCCGAGTGGCCCAAGTGGCGCACGGTCATGGCGGCCGACCCCGTCGACGCGGAGGAGCTCGCCAGCCAGGCCCGCAACGCGCCGCTGACCCGCCCCCGTCCGGGCCACGCCGACCTGGCCGGCATGCAGAAGTACGGCCACACCGACGCCCGGCCGATCCTGGAACGGGCCAGCGCGCGGGAGACCGCCGCCCGCGTCGCCGTCGGCACGGTCGCCAAGGCGCTGGTCCGGCAGGCCCTCGGCATCGAGATCGTCTCGCACGTGGTGGAACTGGGCCCGGTCGCCGCCAAGCCGGGGCTGCGCCCCACGCCCGCCGACGCCGCCCGCATCGACGCCGACCCGCTGCGCTGCCTCGACCCGGAGGCCAGCGCCCGGATGGTCGCCGAGGTCGACGCCGCGAAGAAGGCCGCCGACACCCTGGGTGGCGTGGTCGAGGTGCTGGCGTACGGGGTGCCGCCGGGCCTGGGCAGCCACGTGCAGTGGGACCGCAAGCTCGACGCCCGGCTCGCGACCGCCCTGATGTCGATCCAGGCCATCAAGGGCGTGGAGATCGGCGACGGCTGGCAGCAGGCGCGCTCCCGTGGCTCCGAGGCGCACGACGAGATCATCCCCACCGCCACCGGCGTACGCCGGGTCACCGACCGGGCCGGCGGGCTGGAGGGCGGCATCACCACAGGCGAGCCGCTGCGGGTGAAGGCCGCGATGAAGCCGATCTCGTCGCTGAACCGGGCTCTGGCGACGGTGGACGTCACCACCGGCGAGCCGGCCACCGCAATCAACCAGCGCTCGGACGTCTGCGCCGTGCCCGCCGCCGCCGTCGTCGCCGAGGCGATGGTGGCGCTGGTGCTGGCGGAGGCCGCGACCGAGAAGTTCGGCGGCGACTCGGTCGCCGAGATCCGTCGCAACCTGGCCGGCTACCTCGACGCGCTGGTGATCCGGTGA
- a CDS encoding UDP-N-acetylglucosamine--LPS N-acetylglucosamine transferase — translation METTTEDAGEPGVLLLVGSSGGHLAQLLALRPWYERWRRCWVTFDTPEALSLLAGEELVPAHHPTTRNVPNLLRNAVLAWRVLRSRRVAAVVTTGAGVAVPFVVLARLRRVPTVYIEVYDRIDTPTLTARLCRPFLSAMLVQWDEQRRQYPEATVVGTLL, via the coding sequence GTGGAAACGACAACCGAGGATGCCGGCGAGCCCGGAGTCCTGCTCCTGGTGGGCTCCAGCGGCGGCCACCTGGCCCAACTGCTCGCCCTGCGCCCGTGGTACGAACGCTGGCGGCGGTGCTGGGTCACCTTCGACACACCCGAGGCGCTCTCGCTGCTGGCCGGCGAGGAACTCGTCCCGGCGCACCACCCGACCACCCGCAACGTGCCGAACCTGCTGCGCAACGCCGTCCTCGCCTGGCGGGTGCTGCGGTCGCGCCGGGTCGCCGCGGTGGTGACCACCGGCGCCGGGGTGGCCGTCCCGTTCGTGGTGCTGGCCCGGCTCCGGCGCGTACCGACCGTCTACATCGAGGTGTACGACCGCATCGACACCCCGACCCTGACCGCCCGGCTCTGCCGGCCGTTCCTCTCCGCGATGCTCGTGCAGTGGGACGAGCAGCGCCGGCAGTACCCGGAGGCCACCGTCGTGGGGACCCTGTTGTGA
- a CDS encoding TetR/AcrR family transcriptional regulator, protein MTTPPPGLRERKKQATREALREAALRLAVQHGPDQVRVEDIAEAAGVSPRTYNNYFASREQAIVSAVTADREARIAAAVTARPAGARLADAVTEAVVEQYANTGEQEYQVLLLITTRTALRDAFLDTTTGIEPPLTAAIAERLGDAGAHTARVLAASVAAAVRIALEGWLQPAGNAGAAEGFGAGGLVVPSGSLPDQLRAALAPLAPAFDAAERRTQP, encoded by the coding sequence GTGACGACGCCACCACCAGGGCTGCGGGAGCGGAAGAAGCAGGCCACGCGCGAGGCGCTACGCGAGGCGGCCCTGCGCCTGGCCGTGCAGCACGGACCGGACCAGGTGCGGGTCGAGGACATCGCCGAGGCGGCCGGGGTCTCGCCGCGCACCTACAACAACTACTTCGCCAGCCGCGAGCAGGCGATCGTCTCCGCTGTCACCGCCGACCGGGAGGCGCGCATCGCGGCGGCGGTCACGGCCCGGCCCGCAGGAGCGCGCCTGGCCGACGCCGTCACCGAAGCAGTGGTCGAGCAGTACGCGAACACCGGCGAGCAGGAATACCAGGTGCTGCTGTTGATCACCACCCGGACCGCGCTGCGCGACGCGTTCCTCGACACCACCACCGGCATCGAGCCCCCTCTCACGGCAGCGATCGCCGAACGCCTGGGTGACGCCGGAGCGCACACAGCCCGCGTTCTCGCGGCAAGCGTGGCCGCGGCGGTTCGCATCGCATTGGAAGGCTGGCTCCAGCCGGCCGGGAACGCAGGGGCCGCCGAGGGCTTCGGCGCCGGAGGGCTGGTCGTGCCCTCCGGCTCACTGCCCGACCAGCTCCGCGCGGCGCTGGCCCCGCTCGCGCCCGCGTTCGACGCCGCCGAGCGACGCACCCAGCCCTGA
- a CDS encoding glycosyltransferase family 2 protein has product MTEHPSVSAVVPTRDRPELLRAAVRAILDQDHPGPIEVVVVYDQSEPDASLAELSRPDRLVRVIRNGRAPGLAGARNSGVLAATGELVAFCDDDDEWLPGKLRAQVEALAAHPDAEFVSCGIRVSYDGHTVDRALPKDSVTLADLLRDRMTELHPSTFLIRAAALRDGFGLVDEEIPGSYAEDYEFLLRAARSAPLVNLRTPYVLVRWHKRSYFAQRWDTISEALQWLLERYPEFGTQPAGEARVTGQIAFARAASGDRRGAMRWARHTIRRNPREPRAYLALAVAGRMVRADAVLRTLHKRGRGI; this is encoded by the coding sequence ATGACCGAACACCCGAGCGTGAGCGCGGTGGTCCCCACCCGGGACCGCCCGGAGCTGCTCCGGGCCGCTGTGCGCGCCATCCTCGACCAGGACCACCCCGGCCCGATCGAGGTGGTGGTGGTCTACGACCAGTCCGAGCCGGACGCCTCGCTGGCGGAGCTGTCCCGCCCGGACCGGCTGGTCCGGGTGATCCGCAACGGGCGTGCCCCCGGCCTGGCCGGCGCCCGCAACTCCGGCGTCCTGGCCGCCACCGGCGAGCTCGTCGCGTTCTGCGACGACGACGACGAGTGGCTGCCCGGCAAGCTGCGCGCCCAGGTCGAGGCGCTCGCCGCCCACCCCGACGCGGAGTTCGTCAGCTGCGGCATCCGGGTCAGCTACGACGGGCACACCGTCGACCGGGCGCTGCCGAAGGACTCGGTCACCCTGGCCGACCTGCTGCGGGACCGGATGACGGAGCTGCACCCGTCGACCTTCCTGATCCGCGCCGCCGCGCTGCGCGACGGGTTCGGGCTGGTCGACGAGGAGATCCCGGGCAGCTACGCGGAGGACTACGAGTTCCTGCTCCGGGCCGCCCGCAGCGCGCCGCTGGTCAACCTGCGCACGCCGTACGTGCTGGTGCGCTGGCACAAGCGGTCCTACTTCGCGCAGCGCTGGGACACCATCTCCGAGGCGTTGCAGTGGCTGCTGGAGCGCTACCCCGAGTTCGGCACCCAGCCGGCCGGCGAGGCGCGGGTCACCGGGCAGATCGCCTTCGCCCGTGCCGCGTCCGGCGACCGGCGGGGCGCGATGCGCTGGGCCCGGCACACCATCCGGCGCAACCCGCGTGAGCCGAGGGCGTACCTGGCCCTCGCCGTGGCCGGGCGGATGGTCCGCGCTGACGCGGTGCTGCGTACCCTGCACAAACGCGGCCGGGGTATCTGA
- a CDS encoding alpha/beta fold hydrolase, which translates to MATFVLVPGFWLGGWAWREVTAALRGRGHEVHPVTLTGVAERAHLAGPEVGLETHTTDIVRLIEVEDLHDVVLVGHSGGGLPVTQAADRVPERIARVVYVESGPMPDGMSQFDSNPPEEQERLRAEIGGGHLLPPPAFDPAEDPENLAGLDSAALALLRRRATAHPLRAATDPVRRAGGRAVPTALVASTFPLEVVEGMIAQGHPFFAGLAGGQLHALPTGHWPMLSEPEGLADVLDRIARD; encoded by the coding sequence ATGGCGACGTTCGTGCTGGTTCCGGGTTTCTGGCTGGGCGGTTGGGCGTGGCGCGAGGTGACCGCCGCGCTGCGCGGGCGGGGTCACGAGGTCCACCCGGTGACGCTGACCGGGGTGGCCGAGCGCGCCCATCTCGCCGGCCCGGAGGTGGGCCTGGAGACGCACACCACCGACATCGTCCGGTTGATCGAGGTGGAGGACCTGCACGACGTGGTGCTGGTGGGGCACTCCGGCGGCGGGCTGCCGGTGACCCAGGCGGCGGACCGCGTTCCGGAGCGGATCGCCCGGGTGGTCTACGTGGAGAGCGGGCCGATGCCGGACGGCATGTCGCAGTTCGACAGCAACCCGCCGGAGGAGCAGGAGCGGCTGCGCGCCGAGATCGGCGGCGGGCACCTGCTGCCGCCGCCCGCGTTCGATCCGGCGGAGGACCCGGAGAACCTGGCGGGGCTGGATTCCGCCGCGCTCGCGCTGCTGCGCCGGCGCGCCACCGCCCACCCGCTGCGCGCCGCCACCGACCCGGTGCGTCGCGCCGGCGGGCGCGCGGTGCCGACGGCCCTGGTCGCCAGCACCTTCCCGCTCGAGGTGGTCGAGGGCATGATCGCGCAGGGCCACCCGTTCTTCGCCGGGCTGGCCGGCGGCCAACTGCACGCGCTGCCCACCGGGCACTGGCCGATGCTCAGCGAGCCGGAGGGCCTGGCCGACGTGCTCGACCGCATCGCCCGCGACTGA
- a CDS encoding glycosyltransferase: MPRPRDPGDLVRARLLVAVGTDKHPFDRLVGWLEEWHPAVAENVGMTVQHGHTRAPGVPGAMPFLGHDELQTAMAEADLVVCHGGPATILEARRHGHLPIVVPRDPTRGEHVDDHQQLFARRLGAAGMVALAETREALFEALTAGLADPSRFAVAADPDASRARRAAVEQVGRIVEDLVAASTGRRQRTRWRPWARPGRNGERR; the protein is encoded by the coding sequence GTGCCCCGGCCGCGCGACCCCGGCGACCTCGTCCGGGCCCGGCTGCTGGTCGCCGTCGGCACCGACAAGCATCCGTTCGACCGCCTGGTCGGCTGGCTGGAGGAGTGGCACCCCGCCGTCGCCGAGAACGTCGGGATGACCGTCCAGCACGGACACACCCGGGCCCCCGGGGTGCCCGGGGCGATGCCCTTCCTCGGCCACGACGAGCTGCAGACCGCGATGGCCGAGGCCGACCTCGTGGTCTGCCACGGCGGCCCGGCCACCATCCTGGAGGCCCGCCGGCACGGTCACCTGCCGATCGTCGTCCCACGGGACCCGACCCGGGGCGAACACGTCGACGACCACCAGCAGTTGTTCGCCCGCCGGCTGGGCGCGGCCGGCATGGTGGCGCTGGCCGAGACCCGGGAGGCGCTGTTCGAGGCGCTCACCGCCGGCCTCGCCGACCCGTCGCGGTTCGCCGTCGCGGCCGACCCGGACGCGTCCCGGGCGCGCCGCGCGGCGGTCGAGCAGGTGGGACGGATCGTGGAGGACCTGGTGGCCGCGTCGACCGGACGACGGCAGCGGACGAGGTGGCGGCCGTGGGCACGGCCCGGCCGGAACGGAGAGCGGCGATGA